In the Hylaeus volcanicus isolate JK05 chromosome 1, UHH_iyHylVolc1.0_haploid, whole genome shotgun sequence genome, one interval contains:
- the LOC128877082 gene encoding succinate dehydrogenase [ubiquinone] flavoprotein subunit, mitochondrial-like translates to MIDHCYDVVIVGAGGAGLRAAFGLGSKGYRVAVVTKLFPTRSHTVAAQGGINAAIDTEKEDNWLYHMYDTVKGSDWLGDQDAIHFMTREAPRAVFELENYGCPFSRTDDGRIYQRAFGGQSLKFGKGGQAHRTCAVADRTGHSLLHTLYGQSLRYEVHYYVEYFALDLLMHGRCCKGVLAWELETGLLHRFRAHHTVLATGGAGRCFLSCTAAHACTGDGMAMASRAGLPLQDMEFIQFHPTGIYGSGILITEGSRGEGGKLLNSEGEYFMERYAPNAKDLASRDIVSRAITMEIFEGRGVGVKKDHVHLQLDHLPVETIRTKLPGISHLSWVFAGVNVEKEPIPVIPTVHYNMGGIPTNWRAQVITREKEEDHVIEGLWAAGETACASVHGANRLGANSLLELVVFGKAIADNIDCMTRPGERHEDLSTAVSEQSICRFDATRYAKGCIPVAELREEMQQTMHRYCSVFRTCHILQRGCREMTRLYTCDLPDLCVQDQSLIWNTELVEAIELQNMMLVGMHIVYAAENRKESRGSHARDDYKERIDEYDYTKPLNDQKKRAYIDHWRKHTLTWAREDGSISISYRPVIDSTLDEAEAKHVPPAVRTY, encoded by the exons ATGATAGATCATTGTTACGATGTCGTGATTGTAGGCGCTGGAGGTGCGGGATTAAGAGCAGCGTTTGGTTTag GAAGCAAGGGGTACAGAGTGGCAGTGgtcacaaaattatttccgACGAGATCTCACACGGTGGCTGCCCAGGGAGGTATAAATGCCGCCATCGATACCGAAAAGGAGGATAACTGGCTGTACCACATGTACGATACGGTTAAAGGATCTGACTGGCTAGGTGATCAGGATGCGATACACTTTATGACCAGGGAAGCGCCACGCGCAGTCTTCGAGCTGGAGAATTATG GTTGCCCTTTTAGTCGCACGGACGATGGAAGGATCTATCAGCGAGCGTTTGGCGGTCAATCGTTGAAATTTGGCAAGGGTGGCCAAGCTCACAGAACTTGCGCCGTCGCGGATAGAACCGGTCACTCGCTGTTGCACACTTTATATGGGCAAAGTCTACGGTACGAGGTGCACTATTACGTGGAGTACTTTGCCCTTGATCTTCTTATGCACGGACGGTGCTGCAAGGGCGTCCTGGCGTGGGAACTGGAAACTGGACTTCTCCATCGTTTCAGGGCTCACCATACG GTGTTGGCAACAGGTGGAGCAGGAAGGTGTTTTTTGTCCTGCACCGCTGCACACGCATGCACCGGCGACGGCATGGCGATGGCATCTAGAGCAGGATTACCCCTCCAAGACATGGAGTTCATCCAGTTCCATCCAACCG GCATATACGGGAGTGGTATTCTGATAACGGAGGGCAGCCGAGGGGAAGGTGGAAAGCTATTGAATTCCGAAGGGGAATACTTCATGGAACGATACGCGCCAAACGCGAAGGATCTAGCGTCTCGCGATATCGTGTCGAGAGCTATAACCATGGAAATATTCGAGGGAAG AGGCGTTGGCGTTAAGAAAGATCACGTCCACCTTCAACTGGATCATCTGCCAGTGGAGACTATACGGACGAAACTACCAGGGATATCACATTTGTCCTGGGTGTTTGCCGGCGTTAATGTGGAGAAAGAACCGATTCCTGTTATCCCGACGGTACATTACAATATGGGAGGTATACCTACAAATTGGCGCGCACAG GTTATCAcacgagagaaagaggaagatCATGTGATCGAAGGACTCTGGGCGGCGGGTGAAACTGCGTGTGCATCCGTTCATGGCGCCAATCGACTAGGCGCGAACAGTCTTCTGGAGCTGGTCGTCTTTGGCAAAGCGATCGCCGATAATATCGATTGCATGACCAGACCCGGTGAGCGTCACGAGGATCTGTCAACT GCTGTTAGCGAACAATCAATTTGTCGTTTCGACGCGACCCGTTACGCAAAAGGCTGCATTCCTGTTGCCGAGTTGCGGGAGGAGATGCAGCAAACAATGCACCGATATTGCTCTGTCTTCAGAACCTGTCACATATTGCAGCGAGGATGCCGCGAGATGACGCGGCTTTACACCTGCGATCTACCGGACTTATGT GTTCAAGACCAGTCATTAATTTGGAATACAGAACTCGTGGAAGCCATAGAATTACAAAACATGATGCTGGTTGGTATGCACATTGTTTACGCGGCGGAGAATAGAAAAGAATCCAGAGGATCGCACGCTCGGGACGATTACAAG GAAAGAATCGACGAGTACGATTACACGAAACCCCTCAATGATCAGAAAAAACGCGCATACATCGACCACTGGCGCAAACATACGCTGACGTGGGCTCGCGAGGATGGATCA ATCAGCATATCTTATCGACCCGTCATCGACTCGACATTGGACGAGGCAGAGGCCAAACACGTTCCGCCAGCTGTTCGGACGTACTGA